The DNA window CTTCAATGCGAACAGCGCGCGGCCGAGTTTTGTGTAAGCGATACTGACATGTGGTTTCTTCATACGGGGAACGGCAGGCGGCCGAATCCGCGGAGTCGCGGCGGGCATAGGCGATCTCGCTCTTTCTGAATCTGTGCTGGTCAAGATCGCCTGACGCTGGCGAAGGCGGCGCACGTCTCGACGGGGATCTGGCAACGCGCAACACCGACTGAAGATCGGGGTTGTCGCACGTGCGGCGGATATCGACCAGCAATACCGGGAGAAACGGGTTGTCTTTCTGTTATCTGAACGTAACGTCGTGCATTCGTCAATCAGCAGGCGCCCTACGAATCGGGCGCCGTGGGGGATGCCGCCGGCAACCCAGCGAGGCGGCCCGGCCGATCTAGAAATCGCGAATCAGCTGGTCGTCGTCGACGGACGCCAGAAGCCGCCAGATATCGAGCGCGATCGACTCGGTGACAAACCGGCAGGAACCATCCGCCAGCAATAGCATCACGCCGCCGGGGTGCCGGCTGCGGGCTGCCTTCCAGGTCCCCACGCGCGAGTAACAATCCAGCTGCGGCGAGTTGGGTGTCTGGTGGTGGTTGTATCCGGTCGTACTGCAGGCGCCGTCGGCCCACTTTTCGCCGCGGGTGAACTGCACCGGTTTGGAGGCATCGCTGCAGCCGGAGTCGCTCAGGGGACTTCCCAGCAGCCAGACCATGCCCATCTCCTGCTGTTCTTTGGTGGCGGCGCCCACAGTCGTTTCCGCCGAGTTGTCGCCCAGCACTGATTCCGAGAATGCGGCCGTATGGCTGAGGCCGTCGGTAACATCCAAAAAGGTGCGTCGGGAATCAATGTAGAACAATCCGTCTGCCGTCAGGTTGTCTCCATTCGTTCCACCCGTTCCCCAGCAGACGGCGTAGTTGACCGAACCCCAGCCTGGCGTAAGACGGGCCTGGCGATCGCTGGGACAGAGAAACTCGTTCACCTGCAGGGCGA is part of the Lignipirellula cremea genome and encodes:
- a CDS encoding DUF1559 domain-containing protein: MNKHYVKRQHGFTLVELLVVIAIIGVLAALLLPAVQMAREAARRSQCSNQLKQLGLAMHNFESAHQQLPSAYDYKVTAAYPTVPDWAYRWSAQAMLSPFLEGSSIYNALDLESPLHLIGQTPAIAPQNAPVVALQVNEFLCPSDRQARLTPGWGSVNYAVCWGTGGTNGDNLTADGLFYIDSRRTFLDVTDGLSHTAAFSESVLGDNSAETTVGAATKEQQEMGMVWLLGSPLSDSGCSDASKPVQFTRGEKWADGACSTTGYNHHQTPNSPQLDCYSRVGTWKAARSRHPGGVMLLLADGSCRFVTESIALDIWRLLASVDDDQLIRDF